In Salinibaculum sp. SYNS191, the genomic window GAGCCCGCTCCCGAAAACGCTTATGTGCTGGAGTAGCCTGTTCCCGGTAGTGGACGACCGTAGCATCGAGGAGATACTCGACACCATCGGTGACCGCCACGCCAGGCGTGTCCTGGCGGCAATCAGCCGGGAACCCAAGTCCGCGAAGGACCTCGCCGAGGAGTGTGACCTGTCGCTGCCGACGGTCTACCGGCGCATCGAGATGCTCGACGAGTACGACCTCGTCACGGACCAGACGCTGGTCGCCGACGACGGCAACCACTACAAGGTCTACGAGTCGAACTTCGAGAGCACCGTCATCTCGCTGGAGGAGGACCAGTACCGGGTCCGCATCTACCGCGAGGAGAACCTGCCCGACCGGTTCAGCCAGCTGTGGGACGACCTCCGCACCGAGTGACGAGTGACCGTCGGGGGTAGCCACGTTTATTAGACCACTTTGTCTATCACTCCCCAACCGATGGTGGAGGCCGAACCGCTCGCACGGGGGATGCTCCTTGTGTTACGCTTCGTCGTCTTCGGGCTCACGCTGGGCATCACGCTCATCAGCTTCCAGGCCTACCAGAAGCGCCGCACCCAGCGGCTGCAGTACGCGTTCCTCGGCTTCGCGTTCATCAGCATGGGCGTGGCAATCAGCAGCGTCATCACGCAGTTCGGTGCCGGCGCCGACCCCCTCGTTCGCACGTTCTTCCAGCTAGCCGAGACGATTCCCTGGATTGTCGGCTTCAGTATGATATACCTCTCGCTGTACCGCTGAGTCGCTACCGCGACAGAGCAGCCCCAGCGGCCGCGGGAACGCCGTTCTCGGATAGAGAGATAAGTCGCTCCGTTTATGGCCCTCCATATCCACTAGAGTCCCAATGACTGACTCGACCACCCAGGTCATCCGCCTGTTTGGTGGCCCGGGGAGCGGGAAGACGACGGCTCTGCTCGACCGGGTGGAACAATTGCTCGAAGAGAACGACGACGTTGACGTCCGGGACGTGCTGGTCGTCTCCTACACGCGGGCCGCCGCGGCGGAAATCCGCGAACGGCTCGCAGAACGCCTCGACACGACGCCGCGTGCCCTCCGTGGCAACGTCTGCACGATGCACGCGAAGGCCTACGACCTGCTGAACCTCTCGCGGGGCGACGTCGTCGGCGAGTCCGACAAGGAGGAGTTCTGCGAGCAGTTCGGCGTCGAGTTCGAGGACGAGTACGAGGGCTCGCGCCGCCGCTCGGCCCGCTCGACGACCCTGGGGAACAAGGTCATCGCCACCAGTCAGTGGCTCCAGCGCACCCGCCGCGACGTGGCCGACTGGTACGACGTCCCCTTCAAGTGGGACGAGGAGAAGGTCCGTCTCCCGCCGGACATCGACGACAACGCCCAGACGGGCAACAAGTACACGCCGACCTGGCCCTCGGACGACGACCGGCTCGACATCCCGGAGGCCATCCGCGCCTGGCGGCGGTACAAGGGCGACAACGGGCTGGTCGGCTTCGCCGACATGCTCGAACGGGTCAAGCAGCGCTCGCTGCTGCCCAACGTCGACTACCTCGTCATCGACGAGTTCCAGGACATCACGACGCTGCAGTACGACGTCTACACCGAGTGGCGGCCCCACATGAAGCGGGTGCTCATCGCCGGCGACGACGACCAGGTCGTCTACGCCTGGCAGGGCGCCGACCCGGACCTGCTGCTGGACGAGGACGTCGACGAGGACGTCATCCTCCCCAACTCCTACCGCCTGCCCTCCCGGATTCTCAACGTCGTCAACAGGGAGGTCAACCACATCACCAAGCGCCAGGAGAAGGACCTCAAGCCCCGCAAGGAGGGCGGCAAGGTCGAGGCCGTCCAGCGGCCGTCGATGCTGGACCTGGTGCGCAACGTCCGCGGGACTATCCAGGAGACCGAGGACGACACCGCGATGATACTCTTCCGCGCGCGCTACCAGATGTTCCAGTTCATGGACGAGTTCATCGGCGAGGGCATCCCGTTCAAGTGTCTGACCGACCAGCGGATGTGGACCGACCGGCTGACACAGTACGTCGACGCCATCGAGGCGCTCGACGCCGACGAGCCGGTCAACGGGTTGCAGGCCCGCCGGCTGGCCGACATGCTCGCCGACTCCGCGTTCGGGACCGGCGAGCGCGACGACTTCTTCGACGCGCTGGACGAGCGCGAGGAGGAGACCGGCGTCGACGACATCGTGAACATGGACATCGAGCCGGAGATGGTCCGCGAGTACGTCCCCTTCGTACCGGACCCGCGCTCGGCCGCGGACATGCTCCGGAAGGTCACGAACTTCCAGGAGCGCTCGGTCGACGCCTACTTCGCCGGCGAGTACCGCGGGCTGGACCGCGACCGGGTGCGCGTCGGCACCATCCACTCCGCGAAGGGTCGCGAGGCCGACCACGTCTTCGTCGCCACCGACCTCACCGAGAAGGTAGTCGAGCAGATGGCCGCGACGGTCGACCAGCAGAACACCCCGGTGCCCGGCGACGGCGAGTTCACGAAACACACCTCGCCGGTGCCGACGCTGACCGACAACGAACGCCGCGTCTTCTACGTCGGCATGTCCCGCGCCCGCGAACGCCTCGTCCTGATGGAGAACCTCGTCGACGGCGCGCCGACCCTGCCCGTCGACGTCCTCCTCAACAACGAACCGACCGACGCCGACGTCGACGAACTGCTGGCCGAGGCCGAGGAACCGCTGCCCGCGCAGGCCGACTGACGCCACTCGCTTTCGCTTACTCGTCTATCGTCCCGCCGGTCAGGTAGTGCGCTATCTTCTCGCGGCTGGTGTCTGCGACCTTCAGGAAGCGGACGACGCGCTCGCCGTCCTCGTAGCCGTCGTCCAGAATCTCCAGGTGGAGGCCGTAGCCCCGGAACCGATTGAGCTGTGCCTCGATGGTCGCCGGGTCGCCGCGGATGGTGTGCTCGTCGCCGATGAGCCGGTCGGCGGCCACGTCGCGGATGCTCTCGACGGCCGGCAGGAGGATTGCCTCGCCGAGGTCGCGGGCCCGCTCGCGGGTCTGTGCCTCGTCGTCGTCGAACTCCACCGCCTGGTAGGCCTCGCGGATGATGCGCGCAAAGAGGAAGTCCCGGCCGTAGTCGTAGGGCTTGTCGAAGGCGTGGGCGAGGTCGGCGCGGTGGATGGCGCTGGTGGTGTACTTCAGGGCGCGGCGGCCGTCGGCGGACTTCATCACGACCCCCTCCCGGCCGCGCGCGTCCAAGTCGTCGATGGCCTCCCGGACGGCGTCGGCGGCCCCGGTCGGGTCGTGGACGCCGAACTCCGGGACCTGCGGGAGGTCGTAGGCGTCACAGACCTCGCGGCGGTCGGCGACGGGCATCGGCTCGCCGGTCTCGCGGTGGCGGACGTCGAACACCCTGAGTGCGGCCTCGTCGACCTCTGCGTAGTCGTGGGTCGTATAGGGGTTCTCCGGCCCGATGAGTTCGCCACAGACGACGCGCTCGGGGTGGTCGTCGAAGAAGGCGTCCACCGGGAGGTCGCGGGCGAGGTCGGTCGTGAACGGACAGATGTAGCCGCTGCGGGTGAACGCGTAGACGTCGCCGTCGGCGCAGGCGACACGCACGTTGTAGCCGTTGAGTTTCTCCTCGACGGCGACCGGGCCGTCGAAGAACTCGACCACGCCGGGATCGAGCACGAGCGTCCGCGGGATGGATGGAAAGCCGCGGACGACCGCGTCGCCGACGACGACCGTGCCGCGCTCGACGCCGTGGCGCGCGTCGGGCAGGTAGTGGTAGGCGCGGCCGCGGTAGGTGTCGCGCTCGAAGTGCTCCCGGAGGTCGTCGTGGTCGGCGTCGAAGACCTCGCCGAGGTCGCGGTCCATACCCAAAGACGCGCCGGTCAGCGGCAAAAGCGTAACGCGGGCCGGAGAACATTTGCCGACGGCCGGTGAAGTGACGGGTATGGCCACCTCGCCGCTCAAACAGCGGTTCGTGCTCGACACGTCGCTGTTCCTGACGCCGGAGATACGCGGCGACGACGAGTCCGTCGAGGAGACCTGCGTCCGCCTGCTCGACGACATCGCGGAGGCGCGCCTGGAACACGGCATCTCCTGTTACATGCCCCCCTCCATCTACGAGGAACTGACCACGATGTTGCGGGACCGCGACGTCTCGCAGGCGACCATCCAGAAACTCAACACCTGGGTCATCACGAAAAGCCCCGCCCACTACGAGGTGATGATTCCCGCGGAGATGGTCTACGAGTTCATCGACGAGATGTCAGAGCGGGTCGACCGCGGCCTGCGCGTCTCCGAGAAGGCCGTCCGGAAGGCCGAACAGAAGCGCGACGAGACCGTCGAGGACCACGACTACATGACCGAAATCGACCGGGTCATCTCCGAGTTGCGCGACGAGTACCGCGACGCCCTCCGGCAGGGCGTGCTCGACTCGCGGGAGGACTTCGACCTGCTCATCCTGGCGCGGGAACTCGACGCCGGCGTCGTCACCGAGGACCAGGGCATCATCAACTGGGCCGAGGACTTCGGCCTGCGCTACCTCTACGGCCGGGACTTCCCGGCGCTGCTCTCCGAGTACCTCGCGGTCAGCGAGCGCGACCGCTGGCGGGCGACGGACACGGGCGAGGACGCCGACGGGTAGTCACTCCTCGTCGTCGGGCGATTTCGCGACCGTCCCGGCGACCTTTCGAGCGGCGACGCCGAGGAGGTCCGTCGGGGAGGTGTAAATTTCCATCCCGACGACCATCACTACCGCGAAGGCGACGAAGCCGGCCCCGACCAGCACGTCGCCGTCGAGCAGGCGCAACAGGCCGAAGAAGGCCACCGGGATGGCGAAGACGACGCTCCCGGCGAGTCCGAGCAAACCGGTGATACCCCGCGACATGAGCGGAGGTAGGGGCGAGGACGGCATAAGCGCGCGGCATCGAAAGCGTTTGGCCGGTTCGACCCGAAGCGAGGGTATGTTCACCGGCATCGTCGAGGAGACCGGCGAGGTGCTGGCCGTCGAGGACGAGGAGGGCGGCCGTCGACTGCGCATCGGGACCACCTTCGAGGACCTGTCGGCCGGGCAGTCCATCAGCGTCAGCGGGGCCTGTCTGACCGTCGAGGAGTACGCGGACGGCGAGTGGTTCTCGCTGTTCCTCGCGACGGAGACCGTCGCGAAGACGTACCTCGGGGACCTCGCGGTCGGCGACAGCGTGAACCTCGAACGCGCGATGCCCGCCGACGGCCGCTTCGACGGCCACTTCGTGCAGGGTCACGTCGACACCACCGCCGAGGTGCTCGGCATCGAACAGGAAGGCGAGGACTGGGTCTACACGTTCTCGATTCCGGAGGGGCAGGGACAGTACATCGTTCCCAAGGGGTCGATAACCGTCGACGGCATCAGCCTGACCGTCGCTGACCTCGCGGACGGACAGTTCAGC contains:
- a CDS encoding winged helix-turn-helix domain-containing protein, whose protein sequence is MDDRSIEEILDTIGDRHARRVLAAISREPKSAKDLAEECDLSLPTVYRRIEMLDEYDLVTDQTLVADDGNHYKVYESNFESTVISLEEDQYRVRIYREENLPDRFSQLWDDLRTE
- a CDS encoding DUF7521 family protein, translating into MVEAEPLARGMLLVLRFVVFGLTLGITLISFQAYQKRRTQRLQYAFLGFAFISMGVAISSVITQFGAGADPLVRTFFQLAETIPWIVGFSMIYLSLYR
- a CDS encoding ATP-dependent helicase, whose translation is MTDSTTQVIRLFGGPGSGKTTALLDRVEQLLEENDDVDVRDVLVVSYTRAAAAEIRERLAERLDTTPRALRGNVCTMHAKAYDLLNLSRGDVVGESDKEEFCEQFGVEFEDEYEGSRRRSARSTTLGNKVIATSQWLQRTRRDVADWYDVPFKWDEEKVRLPPDIDDNAQTGNKYTPTWPSDDDRLDIPEAIRAWRRYKGDNGLVGFADMLERVKQRSLLPNVDYLVIDEFQDITTLQYDVYTEWRPHMKRVLIAGDDDQVVYAWQGADPDLLLDEDVDEDVILPNSYRLPSRILNVVNREVNHITKRQEKDLKPRKEGGKVEAVQRPSMLDLVRNVRGTIQETEDDTAMILFRARYQMFQFMDEFIGEGIPFKCLTDQRMWTDRLTQYVDAIEALDADEPVNGLQARRLADMLADSAFGTGERDDFFDALDEREEETGVDDIVNMDIEPEMVREYVPFVPDPRSAADMLRKVTNFQERSVDAYFAGEYRGLDRDRVRVGTIHSAKGREADHVFVATDLTEKVVEQMAATVDQQNTPVPGDGEFTKHTSPVPTLTDNERRVFYVGMSRARERLVLMENLVDGAPTLPVDVLLNNEPTDADVDELLAEAEEPLPAQAD
- a CDS encoding RNA ligase — its product is MDRDLGEVFDADHDDLREHFERDTYRGRAYHYLPDARHGVERGTVVVGDAVVRGFPSIPRTLVLDPGVVEFFDGPVAVEEKLNGYNVRVACADGDVYAFTRSGYICPFTTDLARDLPVDAFFDDHPERVVCGELIGPENPYTTHDYAEVDEAALRVFDVRHRETGEPMPVADRREVCDAYDLPQVPEFGVHDPTGAADAVREAIDDLDARGREGVVMKSADGRRALKYTTSAIHRADLAHAFDKPYDYGRDFLFARIIREAYQAVEFDDDEAQTRERARDLGEAILLPAVESIRDVAADRLIGDEHTIRGDPATIEAQLNRFRGYGLHLEILDDGYEDGERVVRFLKVADTSREKIAHYLTGGTIDE
- a CDS encoding RNA ligase partner protein, yielding MATSPLKQRFVLDTSLFLTPEIRGDDESVEETCVRLLDDIAEARLEHGISCYMPPSIYEELTTMLRDRDVSQATIQKLNTWVITKSPAHYEVMIPAEMVYEFIDEMSERVDRGLRVSEKAVRKAEQKRDETVEDHDYMTEIDRVISELRDEYRDALRQGVLDSREDFDLLILARELDAGVVTEDQGIINWAEDFGLRYLYGRDFPALLSEYLAVSERDRWRATDTGEDADG
- a CDS encoding DUF7533 family protein; amino-acid sequence: MSRGITGLLGLAGSVVFAIPVAFFGLLRLLDGDVLVGAGFVAFAVVMVVGMEIYTSPTDLLGVAARKVAGTVAKSPDDEE
- a CDS encoding riboflavin synthase; the protein is MFTGIVEETGEVLAVEDEEGGRRLRIGTTFEDLSAGQSISVSGACLTVEEYADGEWFSLFLATETVAKTYLGDLAVGDSVNLERAMPADGRFDGHFVQGHVDTTAEVLGIEQEGEDWVYTFSIPEGQGQYIVPKGSITVDGISLTVADLADGQFSVAIIPETYRLTTLSEKEVGDPVHLEVDVVAKYVESLVDAEAVGNVVGE